Proteins found in one Coffea eugenioides isolate CCC68of chromosome 5, Ceug_1.0, whole genome shotgun sequence genomic segment:
- the LOC113769854 gene encoding B3 domain-containing protein Os07g0563300-like isoform X2 translates to MGSTSTSSSSKISCFQCEETSSSFDHFRNGWRLRSGEFAQLCPRCASIYEEGKFCEAFHSNDDGWRDCESCGKLVHCGCIVSFNAYLLLDFGGVICMECSRINFALARSRCLFLEGQPDITRQTVIEPQYRPRSSEMEVQQISRNFECVVTPLFEKLLSATDADLKLARLIIPKKCAEAFFPDISEPRGFLLKIQDTEGKDWDFNYRYWINGGSKMYILEGLRDFMISKRWQAGDTEWNRVES, encoded by the exons ATGGGTTCTACTTCAACATCATCATCTTCAAAGATTTCTTGCTTTCAATGTGAAGAGACCAGCTCCAGCTTTGACCATTTCAGAAATGGCTGGCGCCTTCGCAGTGGCGAGTTTGCTCAGCTCTGCCCCCGCTGCGC TTCCATTTATGAGGAAGGAAAGTTCTGTGAGGCTTTCCACTCAAACGATGATGGTTGGAGGGATTGTGAATCTTGTGGTAAG TTGGTCCATTGTGGATGTATTGTCTCATTTAATGCATATTTGCTGTTGGATTTTGGTGGAGTAATCTGCATGGAGTGCTCAAGGATTAATTTTGCTCTG GCACGAAGCAGATGCCTGTTTCTTGAAGGTCAGCCAGATATCACCAGGCAAACTGTCATAGAGCCTCAATACCGGCCTCGAAGCAGTGAGATGGAAGTGCAACAGATATCCAGAAA TTTTGAATGTGTGGTCACTCCTTTATTTGAGAAACTGCTATCTGCTACCGATGCTGACCTGAAACTTGCACGCCTTATAATACCAAAGAAATGTGCAGAG GCTTTCTTCCCAGATATTTCTGAGCCACGTGGATTTCTCCTCAAAATCCAGGATACAGAAGGCAAGGATTGGGATTTTAACTATCGTTATTGGATCAATGGTGGCAGTAAGATGTATATCCTGGAGGGGCTTAGAGACTTTATGATTTCAAAGAGATGGCAAGCAGGGGATACTG AGTGGAACCGGGTGGAAAGTTGA
- the LOC113769854 gene encoding B3 domain-containing protein Os07g0563300-like isoform X1 yields the protein MGSTSTSSSSKISCFQCEETSSSFDHFRNGWRLRSGEFAQLCPRCASIYEEGKFCEAFHSNDDGWRDCESCGKLVHCGCIVSFNAYLLLDFGGVICMECSRINFALARSRCLFLEGQPDITRQTVIEPQYRPRSSEMEVQQISRNFECVVTPLFEKLLSATDADLKLARLIIPKKCAEAFFPDISEPRGFLLKIQDTEGKDWDFNYRYWINGGSKMYILEGLRDFMISKRWQAGDTGGTHQLLPTLGVS from the exons ATGGGTTCTACTTCAACATCATCATCTTCAAAGATTTCTTGCTTTCAATGTGAAGAGACCAGCTCCAGCTTTGACCATTTCAGAAATGGCTGGCGCCTTCGCAGTGGCGAGTTTGCTCAGCTCTGCCCCCGCTGCGC TTCCATTTATGAGGAAGGAAAGTTCTGTGAGGCTTTCCACTCAAACGATGATGGTTGGAGGGATTGTGAATCTTGTGGTAAG TTGGTCCATTGTGGATGTATTGTCTCATTTAATGCATATTTGCTGTTGGATTTTGGTGGAGTAATCTGCATGGAGTGCTCAAGGATTAATTTTGCTCTG GCACGAAGCAGATGCCTGTTTCTTGAAGGTCAGCCAGATATCACCAGGCAAACTGTCATAGAGCCTCAATACCGGCCTCGAAGCAGTGAGATGGAAGTGCAACAGATATCCAGAAA TTTTGAATGTGTGGTCACTCCTTTATTTGAGAAACTGCTATCTGCTACCGATGCTGACCTGAAACTTGCACGCCTTATAATACCAAAGAAATGTGCAGAG GCTTTCTTCCCAGATATTTCTGAGCCACGTGGATTTCTCCTCAAAATCCAGGATACAGAAGGCAAGGATTGGGATTTTAACTATCGTTATTGGATCAATGGTGGCAGTAAGATGTATATCCTGGAGGGGCTTAGAGACTTTATGATTTCAAAGAGATGGCAAGCAGGGGATACTG GAGGTACCCATCAGTTGCTGCCAACACTAGGAGTGTCATAA
- the LOC113769854 gene encoding B3 domain-containing protein Os07g0563300-like isoform X3 → MGSTSTSSSSKISCFQCEETSSSFDHFRNGWRLRSGEFAQLCPRCASIYEEGKFCEAFHSNDDGWRDCESCGKLVHCGCIVSFNAYLLLDFGGVICMECSRINFALARSRCLFLEGQPDITRQTVIEPQYRPRSSEMEVQQISRNFECVVTPLFEKLLSATDADLKLARLIIPKKCAEAFFPDISEPRGFLLKIQDTEGKDWDFNYRYWINGGSKMYILEGLRDFMISKRWQAGDTDHT, encoded by the exons ATGGGTTCTACTTCAACATCATCATCTTCAAAGATTTCTTGCTTTCAATGTGAAGAGACCAGCTCCAGCTTTGACCATTTCAGAAATGGCTGGCGCCTTCGCAGTGGCGAGTTTGCTCAGCTCTGCCCCCGCTGCGC TTCCATTTATGAGGAAGGAAAGTTCTGTGAGGCTTTCCACTCAAACGATGATGGTTGGAGGGATTGTGAATCTTGTGGTAAG TTGGTCCATTGTGGATGTATTGTCTCATTTAATGCATATTTGCTGTTGGATTTTGGTGGAGTAATCTGCATGGAGTGCTCAAGGATTAATTTTGCTCTG GCACGAAGCAGATGCCTGTTTCTTGAAGGTCAGCCAGATATCACCAGGCAAACTGTCATAGAGCCTCAATACCGGCCTCGAAGCAGTGAGATGGAAGTGCAACAGATATCCAGAAA TTTTGAATGTGTGGTCACTCCTTTATTTGAGAAACTGCTATCTGCTACCGATGCTGACCTGAAACTTGCACGCCTTATAATACCAAAGAAATGTGCAGAG GCTTTCTTCCCAGATATTTCTGAGCCACGTGGATTTCTCCTCAAAATCCAGGATACAGAAGGCAAGGATTGGGATTTTAACTATCGTTATTGGATCAATGGTGGCAGTAAGATGTATATCCTGGAGGGGCTTAGAGACTTTATGATTTCAAAGAGATGGCAAGCAGGGGATACTG ATCATACTTGA